In one window of Pseudobacteriovorax antillogorgiicola DNA:
- the rpmA gene encoding 50S ribosomal protein L27 produces the protein MAHKKAGGSSKNGRDSNPQYRGIKAYGGEKVTAGSILVRQVGSTFHAGKNVGTGKDYTLFATADGVVQYNTNTKRKSVSIVPV, from the coding sequence ATGGCTCACAAGAAAGCCGGTGGTAGTAGTAAGAACGGCCGCGATTCGAATCCTCAATATCGCGGAATCAAGGCTTATGGTGGCGAGAAAGTCACTGCAGGTAGCATTTTGGTTCGACAGGTGGGAAGTACTTTCCACGCAGGAAAAAATGTAGGAACAGGCAAAGACTACACTCTTTTCGCAACAGCTGATGGCGTTGTTCAGTACAACACCAACACCAAGCGAAAAAGCGTAAGCATCGTTCCCGTTTAA
- the rplU gene encoding 50S ribosomal protein L21, with product MYAVVKAGGHQYRVSQGDELTVDFLEGKKEGDKITLDQVLLVGGDNTVVGAPFVEGAKVEATVKKQAHNPKIIVFKFKRRKDYKKTKGHKQPVTVLEINSISH from the coding sequence ATGTATGCCGTAGTAAAGGCTGGTGGCCATCAATACCGTGTCAGCCAAGGTGATGAACTCACTGTCGATTTCCTAGAAGGAAAAAAAGAGGGTGATAAAATCACTCTTGATCAGGTTCTTTTAGTTGGTGGTGATAATACTGTTGTTGGTGCGCCATTCGTAGAAGGTGCAAAAGTTGAAGCAACAGTTAAGAAGCAAGCTCACAACCCTAAGATCATCGTCTTTAAGTTCAAGCGACGCAAAGACTACAAGAAGACTAAGGGTCACAAGCAACCAGTAACCGTCCTCGAGATCAACAGCATCTCTCACTAA
- a CDS encoding flagellar hook-length control protein FliK: protein MNLEFNTQQNRSFSLAPQPKLRMDHTPDLRGTPPLFERTLRSESPAPERLRNPSRETSDRLSERHRHNSSNETQNEPGDSKLSDDREELRERKEHKPSDITFMVPVPLAGLVPPQAMMPDQAIATEGQDVMQTLGTLYSNQDQLRRDAPILSLLTGKLEQLNPQVIPGLVTENNFIQNAMSAEDIYQFLSTPQDLPQMIDDLGLSKIAEAMQGMEITDSFRTPAQVLDTLGLDSQLIQSELSVLKGYLDTDGLNPYMVRAAALAGQSKTMDSIPSPAAGPWEQIPMNADPSQQTKGSALSRAFNQIQSEPNAPPRPETLGATHTTIQTLPNVVTIPQTPDDFISLGEQDPFKQMEGSWQNVESFANQKPTVPIAPTEEIQRMAVLKDISYSTLQRNAAIAEQVEADNLDQIDIPIQDLGDGIAGAEEGIMPSSTLSSDDGERNHQDSHGERGRQEEPGLGPIRNAVSDTSTPTNFTVDEAAPQDSVDQVKQVRKLILDKAQMMLKEGGGSIKVDLGTPSLGQLDLAIDVSNDAIKLRITAESDRAREMIAQELPALRQALLDQSLDLKTVEIGLRYEEQWNQGHPEQRQEQQHDRGHERDETIVWNRESDDQKSWQNGIQRQLHRQSITRAQPHSGNIQIRV, encoded by the coding sequence GTGAACCTGGAATTTAATACCCAGCAAAATCGTTCCTTTTCCTTAGCTCCCCAACCGAAGCTACGGATGGATCATACGCCCGACTTGCGGGGCACACCGCCCTTGTTTGAGCGCACTTTGCGTTCAGAGAGCCCAGCTCCTGAACGCTTACGGAACCCTAGCCGAGAGACATCCGACCGCCTTTCCGAGAGACATCGACATAATTCATCGAATGAAACCCAAAATGAACCTGGAGACTCTAAACTCAGCGACGATCGCGAAGAACTACGAGAAAGAAAAGAGCATAAGCCAAGCGACATAACTTTCATGGTTCCTGTTCCACTTGCTGGACTCGTACCTCCACAAGCTATGATGCCAGATCAAGCGATTGCCACTGAAGGTCAAGACGTGATGCAAACCCTGGGGACGCTTTACAGCAACCAGGACCAACTCCGTCGGGATGCCCCAATCCTATCGTTACTGACGGGCAAGTTAGAACAGCTAAACCCCCAGGTGATTCCAGGACTTGTAACAGAGAACAACTTCATACAAAACGCCATGTCAGCTGAGGACATCTATCAGTTTTTGAGCACTCCTCAGGACCTACCTCAAATGATCGACGACTTAGGGCTAAGTAAAATTGCAGAAGCAATGCAGGGAATGGAGATCACGGACTCGTTCCGCACACCAGCCCAAGTACTCGATACATTAGGACTCGACTCCCAACTCATCCAGAGCGAGTTGAGCGTGTTGAAAGGCTATCTCGATACAGATGGTCTGAACCCATATATGGTTCGAGCAGCAGCACTTGCTGGCCAGAGCAAAACCATGGATTCGATACCAAGCCCAGCTGCCGGCCCTTGGGAGCAAATACCGATGAATGCAGACCCAAGCCAACAGACCAAAGGAAGTGCCTTAAGTCGCGCCTTTAATCAGATCCAATCGGAGCCAAACGCCCCTCCAAGACCGGAAACTCTGGGAGCCACACATACGACAATTCAGACCTTGCCGAATGTAGTCACAATCCCCCAAACCCCTGATGACTTCATATCGTTAGGGGAACAAGACCCCTTCAAGCAGATGGAAGGCAGTTGGCAAAACGTAGAATCTTTTGCCAACCAAAAGCCTACGGTCCCCATCGCCCCGACGGAAGAAATTCAACGAATGGCCGTCCTCAAAGATATTTCCTACTCAACTTTACAGAGGAACGCGGCCATTGCTGAACAAGTAGAAGCCGACAACCTTGACCAAATAGACATACCGATACAAGACTTAGGGGATGGTATTGCAGGTGCCGAGGAAGGCATCATGCCGAGCTCAACGCTCAGTTCTGACGACGGAGAGCGCAACCATCAAGACTCCCATGGAGAGCGAGGCCGCCAAGAGGAACCTGGACTGGGCCCCATCCGAAATGCAGTATCAGATACTTCAACCCCAACAAACTTCACTGTCGACGAAGCAGCGCCGCAGGACTCCGTTGACCAAGTCAAGCAAGTCCGTAAGCTTATTCTCGACAAGGCACAAATGATGCTTAAAGAGGGTGGCGGATCGATTAAAGTCGACCTTGGTACTCCCAGCCTAGGCCAGCTAGATCTTGCTATCGACGTGAGCAACGATGCCATTAAACTGAGAATCACCGCTGAATCAGATCGCGCCAGAGAGATGATTGCTCAAGAGCTTCCTGCTTTACGACAAGCCCTACTCGACCAAAGCTTGGATTTGAAAACTGTAGAAATTGGACTTCGCTATGAAGAACAGTGGAACCAAGGTCATCCAGAGCAACGCCAGGAACAGCAGCACGACCGCGGGCACGAGAGAGATGAGACCATTGTCTGGAATCGAGAGTCCGATGACCAAAAATCTTGGCAAAACGGAATCCAAAGACAACTTCATCGTCAGTCCATAACGAGGGCTCAACCACACTCTGGCAATATCCAGATTAGAGTATAG